From Novosphingobium decolorationis, one genomic window encodes:
- a CDS encoding TonB-dependent receptor plug domain-containing protein, with protein sequence MTPTFRKAALRGATSLTAFALLCGTAQAQDATAPAPAASEGADDVIIVTGSITRNPAAATASPVVSITSDDLEKRGIKTVADTLQTLTANNAGTIPASWSGNGFTTGATAPSLRGFNNAYTLTLFDGMRTAYYPLADDGQRNIVDINSMPGSIVDRVDTLLDGASATYGSDAIAGVVNVISKRQIQGLHLDASMGVSQRGDGDEQRINGTYGYGDLDDQGFNIYANFEYQKNAAMDLSARKGPWSTADQSSICGGPTDGCLTNNVRNGIQADGGYGGIQSTIVPFVQPFTQDATGAYVAQGDYQMLNPSAGCGRLNALTLTPEQQQNATVVGTPSVVCQQDLTNDYEAYTARTKRIGGTLRGTVRLNDLTEAFLMFNYYNVTTANRMAPSGWTGRTAAGGDRVTISQIYLPAYVCANGVGTLSGEANNILSGTGCDASNGTLNPNNPFAAQSQSARLLGMPDMPRYTYTNAKTYRISGGVDGSFGDGWDYMIGATASEVTLDVTNTGYINAQGLMDAVAQGTYNFMDPSANSAEAIQGVFPDQHKRATSKLAQVMATLSKDVFELPGGMVNVAIQGQYRYESINNPSSNAPNDVNPADRYYGINAIGVKGHRDVWSAAYEISVPIVDEFRVKADGSYDHYSTGQENFAPKFEAEFQPIDEIKLRGTFTKGFRAPNLNESFQLPSTGYITSTINCSNAAFQSFCDAHASNPGYYEGGYSVGITSAGNPDLKSEKSTSYTFGAVIQPTRNITLTVDYWRTKIKNLITSVNPTDELYAAYYGNNGQVNMPGITVTQGAPDPENLGALPLIGEVGSSFQNANSMLGKGIDVSGSAYFGLTDTITWRTNATASYLIRLQQDIDGTINRFDGSLGGCNWTSCSGAPRFRASWQNTLDFADTTSVTLTAYYTSGYSSTASDAGGTYKDCEASAAAGQLVTYPDSGRAVQCHGPSTFNLDGHAETKIADGKFTLYADVMNILDGKPKYDPNAAYGIYNFNAAWQGSLFMGRYFRIGAKVDF encoded by the coding sequence GTGACACCCACTTTCCGGAAGGCCGCGCTGCGCGGCGCCACCAGCCTGACCGCTTTCGCCCTGCTGTGCGGCACCGCCCAGGCCCAGGACGCCACCGCTCCGGCTCCGGCCGCCAGCGAAGGCGCCGACGATGTCATCATCGTCACCGGCTCGATCACCCGCAACCCGGCGGCCGCCACGGCCTCGCCGGTCGTCTCGATCACCTCGGACGATCTTGAGAAGCGCGGCATCAAGACTGTCGCCGACACGCTGCAGACGCTGACCGCCAACAACGCGGGCACGATCCCCGCCAGCTGGTCGGGCAACGGCTTCACCACGGGCGCCACCGCCCCGTCGCTGCGCGGCTTCAACAACGCCTACACGCTGACGCTGTTCGACGGCATGCGCACCGCCTACTACCCGCTTGCGGACGACGGCCAGCGCAACATCGTCGACATCAACTCGATGCCCGGTTCGATTGTCGACCGCGTCGACACCCTGCTCGACGGCGCCTCGGCGACCTACGGCTCGGACGCGATCGCGGGCGTGGTCAACGTCATCTCCAAGCGCCAGATCCAGGGCCTGCACCTCGATGCCTCGATGGGCGTCTCGCAGCGCGGCGACGGTGACGAGCAGCGCATCAACGGCACGTATGGCTACGGCGATCTCGACGACCAGGGCTTCAACATCTACGCGAACTTCGAATACCAGAAGAACGCCGCGATGGATCTCTCGGCCCGCAAGGGTCCGTGGAGCACGGCCGACCAGTCCTCGATCTGCGGCGGCCCGACCGACGGCTGCCTGACCAACAACGTGCGCAACGGCATCCAGGCCGACGGCGGCTACGGCGGCATCCAGTCGACCATCGTGCCCTTCGTCCAGCCTTTCACGCAGGACGCCACGGGCGCCTACGTCGCGCAAGGCGATTACCAGATGCTCAACCCGAGCGCAGGCTGCGGCCGCCTGAACGCGCTCACGCTGACGCCGGAGCAGCAGCAGAACGCCACCGTTGTCGGCACCCCCTCGGTGGTCTGCCAGCAGGACCTCACCAACGACTACGAAGCCTACACCGCGCGCACCAAGCGTATCGGTGGCACGCTGCGCGGCACGGTGCGCCTGAACGACCTCACCGAGGCGTTCCTGATGTTCAACTACTACAACGTGACCACCGCGAACCGCATGGCCCCCTCGGGCTGGACCGGCCGCACCGCGGCGGGTGGCGATCGCGTCACGATCAGCCAGATCTACCTGCCCGCCTATGTCTGCGCGAACGGCGTGGGCACGCTGTCGGGCGAGGCCAACAACATCCTGAGCGGCACGGGCTGCGATGCCAGCAACGGCACGCTCAACCCGAACAACCCGTTTGCCGCGCAGAGCCAGTCGGCCCGCCTGCTCGGCATGCCCGACATGCCGCGCTACACCTACACCAACGCCAAGACCTACCGCATCTCGGGCGGCGTCGACGGCTCGTTCGGTGACGGTTGGGACTACATGATCGGCGCGACCGCTTCGGAAGTCACGCTGGACGTCACCAACACCGGCTACATCAACGCCCAGGGCCTGATGGACGCGGTGGCGCAGGGCACCTACAACTTCATGGATCCCTCGGCCAACTCGGCCGAAGCCATCCAGGGCGTGTTCCCCGACCAGCACAAGCGCGCGACCTCGAAGCTGGCGCAGGTCATGGCGACCCTCAGCAAGGACGTGTTCGAGCTGCCGGGCGGCATGGTCAACGTGGCCATCCAGGGCCAGTACCGCTACGAGTCGATCAACAACCCGAGCTCGAACGCCCCCAACGACGTCAACCCGGCGGATCGCTACTATGGCATCAACGCCATCGGCGTGAAGGGTCACCGCGACGTGTGGTCGGCGGCTTACGAAATCTCGGTTCCGATCGTGGACGAATTCCGCGTGAAGGCCGACGGCTCGTATGACCACTACTCGACCGGCCAGGAAAACTTCGCGCCCAAGTTCGAGGCCGAATTCCAGCCGATCGACGAGATCAAGCTGCGCGGCACGTTCACCAAGGGCTTCCGCGCCCCGAACCTGAACGAATCGTTCCAGCTGCCTTCGACCGGCTACATCACCTCGACGATCAACTGCAGCAATGCCGCGTTCCAGTCGTTCTGTGACGCACACGCCAGCAACCCCGGCTACTACGAGGGCGGCTACAGCGTGGGCATCACTTCGGCCGGCAACCCGGACCTGAAGTCCGAGAAGTCGACCTCGTACACCTTCGGCGCGGTGATCCAGCCGACCCGCAACATCACGCTGACGGTCGACTACTGGCGCACCAAGATCAAGAACCTGATCACCTCGGTGAACCCCACCGATGAGCTCTACGCCGCGTACTACGGCAACAACGGCCAGGTGAACATGCCCGGCATCACCGTGACGCAGGGTGCGCCCGATCCGGAGAACCTGGGTGCACTTCCGCTGATCGGCGAAGTCGGCAGCTCGTTCCAGAACGCGAACTCGATGCTCGGCAAGGGTATCGACGTCTCGGGCTCGGCCTACTTCGGGCTCACCGACACGATCACCTGGCGCACCAACGCCACGGCCTCGTACCTGATCCGTCTGCAGCAGGACATCGACGGCACGATCAACCGCTTCGACGGTTCGCTGGGTGGCTGCAACTGGACCTCGTGCTCGGGCGCCCCGCGCTTCCGCGCTTCGTGGCAGAACACGCTGGACTTCGCCGACACCACCAGCGTGACGCTCACCGCGTACTACACCAGCGGCTATTCGAGCACCGCGTCGGATGCCGGCGGCACCTACAAGGACTGCGAAGCCAGCGCGGCGGCCGGTCAGCTCGTGACCTACCCGGACAGCGGCCGTGCCGTGCAGTGCCATGGCCCCAGCACCTTCAACCTCGACGGCCACGCCGAGACGAAGATCGCCGACGGCAAGTTCACGCTCTACGCGGATGTCATGAACATCCTCGACGGCAAGCCCAAGTACGACCCGAACGCTGCCTACGGCATCTACAACTTCAACGCCGCGTGGCAGGGCTCGCTCTTCATGGGCCGCTACTTCCGCATCGGCGCGAAGGTGGACTTCTAA
- a CDS encoding S66 peptidase family protein: MQSRRQCLKTVATLAGGLALSGLPSAVADRAHAKDNAGRGERLRAPRLRPGDGLGLVAPAGFIGDRFGIEEIAEAVRAMGLEPILAPNLTARAGYLAGEDAARAAAFMETWQDPRVKGVMAVRGGWGTARILPRLDFAALRRHPKLFTGFSDNTALHAALAAHGCAPSLHGPNASASWPPVAWESWRALAFEGATPTLSVAGYSGPSLGGGRRGPRVFAGGQAEGRLLGGNLSVLSALVGTPYFPDMRGAVLFLEDTNESEYRIDRMLTQLALAGVLKGLAGVVFGQCTNCRNPGPGYSNFTIYEVLDQHFGGLGIPAFQGLSIGHMAAQASVPVGCQVRLDADAGTLQVLEPVVT, translated from the coding sequence ATGCAGTCCAGACGTCAATGCCTGAAAACCGTCGCGACCCTGGCCGGGGGGCTTGCCCTTTCGGGTCTCCCATCTGCCGTCGCCGATCGCGCGCATGCGAAGGACAACGCGGGCAGGGGCGAAAGGCTCCGCGCCCCGCGCCTGCGGCCCGGCGACGGGCTGGGGCTGGTCGCGCCGGCGGGCTTCATCGGCGACCGGTTCGGGATCGAGGAAATCGCCGAGGCGGTGCGCGCGATGGGGCTGGAGCCGATCCTCGCGCCCAATCTGACCGCGCGGGCGGGCTATCTTGCGGGGGAGGACGCGGCGCGCGCGGCCGCCTTCATGGAAACCTGGCAGGACCCCCGCGTAAAGGGCGTCATGGCCGTGCGCGGCGGCTGGGGCACCGCGCGCATCCTGCCCCGGCTGGACTTTGCCGCGCTGCGCCGTCACCCCAAGCTCTTCACCGGTTTCAGCGACAACACCGCGCTCCACGCCGCGCTGGCCGCCCATGGCTGCGCGCCCAGCCTGCATGGCCCCAATGCCTCGGCCAGCTGGCCGCCCGTGGCCTGGGAAAGCTGGCGCGCGCTGGCCTTCGAGGGCGCGACCCCCACGCTCTCGGTGGCAGGCTACTCCGGTCCCAGCCTGGGCGGAGGTCGCCGGGGCCCGCGCGTCTTTGCGGGCGGGCAGGCGGAAGGTCGGCTTCTGGGCGGCAATCTCAGCGTGCTTTCGGCGCTGGTCGGTACGCCCTATTTTCCCGACATGCGCGGCGCCGTCCTGTTCCTGGAGGACACCAACGAGTCCGAGTACCGGATCGACCGCATGTTGACCCAGCTTGCCCTGGCCGGTGTTCTCAAAGGCCTGGCGGGCGTCGTCTTCGGCCAGTGCACCAATTGCCGCAACCCGGGGCCCGGCTATTCCAACTTCACGATCTACGAAGTGCTCGACCAGCATTTCGGCGGGCTTGGCATTCCGGCTTTCCAGGGGCTCTCGATCGGTCACATGGCCGCGCAGGCGAGCGTGCCGGTGGGGTGCCAGGTGCGCCTCGATGCCGATGCGGGCACGCTCCAGGTCCTCGAACCGGTCGTGACCTGA
- a CDS encoding LOG family protein: protein MTEEEKKLTDRRFYKAEQEATFAGEQTGTLQTQHPAYQLAFQDTDFLLRDELRPVRFQLELLKPEMLLEEANIGSTLVMYGSARIPSPEKCDDVLAKASSDEDRKVAERLVAKAKYYEEARKLARIASQCGLVEKGMRQFVVCSGGGPSIMEAANRGAHEVGAESLGLNIVLPHEQAPNPYVTPRLSFQFHYFALRKMHFLLRARAVAVFPGGFGTLDEMLEMITLIQTGKMKPIPVLLYGREFWEKVINFEALAEEGVIARKDLDLFTWCETAEDGWKAIRAFYDLDCG from the coding sequence ATGACAGAAGAAGAAAAGAAACTCACCGACCGCCGCTTCTACAAGGCGGAACAGGAAGCCACCTTCGCCGGCGAACAGACCGGCACCCTGCAGACGCAGCACCCGGCCTACCAGCTGGCCTTCCAGGACACCGATTTCCTGCTGCGCGACGAACTGCGTCCGGTCCGCTTCCAGCTTGAACTGCTCAAGCCCGAGATGCTGCTGGAAGAAGCCAACATCGGCTCCACCCTCGTCATGTACGGCTCGGCCCGCATTCCCTCGCCCGAAAAGTGCGACGACGTGCTCGCGAAGGCCTCCAGCGACGAGGACAGGAAGGTTGCCGAGCGACTCGTCGCCAAGGCCAAGTACTACGAGGAAGCGCGCAAGCTCGCCCGCATCGCCAGCCAGTGCGGCCTGGTGGAAAAGGGCATGCGCCAGTTCGTCGTGTGCTCGGGCGGCGGCCCCTCGATCATGGAGGCGGCCAACCGCGGCGCGCACGAGGTCGGCGCGGAATCGCTGGGCCTCAACATCGTCCTCCCGCACGAGCAGGCGCCCAACCCCTACGTCACGCCGCGCCTCTCCTTCCAGTTCCACTACTTCGCACTGAGGAAGATGCACTTCCTGCTGCGCGCCCGCGCGGTCGCCGTGTTCCCGGGCGGCTTTGGTACGCTCGATGAGATGCTGGAGATGATCACCCTCATCCAGACCGGCAAGATGAAGCCGATCCCGGTGCTCCTCTACGGACGCGAGTTCTGGGAAAAGGTCATCAATTTCGAGGCCTTGGCTGAGGAAGGCGTGATTGCGAGGAAGGACCTCGACCTGTTCACCTGGTGCGAGACCGCCGAGGACGGGTGGAAGGCGATCCGTGCCTTCTACGATCTCGACTGCGGGTAA
- the thiD gene encoding bifunctional hydroxymethylpyrimidine kinase/phosphomethylpyrimidine kinase produces MTTPPRILSIAGSDSSGGAGIQADIKTITMLGGYAMTAITAITAQNTCGVTDVVALSPEMVGAQIDACVSDIGVDAVKIGMLGSAEIAHVVAARLEELGVPVVFDPVMVATSGSVLADAATIAAFSRLMACAALTTPNVPELEALGGDAALEALGVAYLAKGGDAEGDVVEDRLMVPGEAPVIWRAPRIVTRHTHGTGCTLSSAIATGLGQGLSLPEAVEGAREFVRRALSAAPGLGAGHGPMGHQAVR; encoded by the coding sequence ATGACCACACCTCCTCGTATTCTTTCCATCGCCGGCTCGGATTCCTCAGGGGGAGCGGGCATCCAGGCCGACATCAAGACGATCACGATGCTGGGCGGCTACGCCATGACCGCGATCACCGCGATCACGGCGCAGAACACCTGCGGAGTGACCGACGTCGTCGCGCTCTCGCCCGAGATGGTGGGCGCGCAGATCGATGCCTGCGTCAGCGACATTGGGGTCGATGCGGTGAAGATCGGCATGCTGGGTTCGGCCGAGATCGCGCACGTGGTGGCCGCGCGGCTGGAGGAACTGGGCGTGCCTGTCGTGTTCGATCCGGTCATGGTCGCGACATCGGGATCGGTGCTGGCCGATGCGGCAACGATCGCGGCCTTCTCCCGGCTCATGGCCTGCGCCGCGCTGACGACGCCCAACGTGCCTGAACTCGAAGCCCTGGGCGGCGATGCGGCCCTGGAAGCGCTAGGCGTGGCCTACCTTGCCAAGGGCGGCGATGCCGAAGGCGACGTGGTCGAGGACCGGTTGATGGTGCCGGGCGAGGCCCCGGTCATCTGGCGCGCACCGCGCATTGTCACCCGCCACACCCACGGCACCGGCTGCACGCTTTCGAGCGCGATTGCGACGGGCCTGGGGCAGGGCCTGTCGCTGCCCGAGGCGGTCGAAGGCGCGCGCGAATTCGTGCGCCGCGCCCTCAGCGCGGCCCCGGGGCTGGGCGCCGGGCATGGCCCGATGGGGCACCAGGCGGTCCGATAG
- a CDS encoding DUF1272 domain-containing protein, translating into MALEMRPDCARCGANLPAEAPGAFIWSFECTYCAECAEDLDDLCPECGGELTDRPTRAKKHHDAAPPSKVRRYKAK; encoded by the coding sequence ATGGCCCTGGAAATGCGTCCCGATTGCGCGCGCTGCGGCGCCAATCTTCCCGCCGAAGCGCCCGGCGCCTTCATCTGGTCGTTCGAGTGCACCTACTGCGCGGAATGCGCGGAGGATCTCGATGACCTGTGCCCCGAATGCGGGGGCGAGCTGACCGACCGCCCGACCCGCGCCAAGAAGCACCACGACGCCGCGCCGCCGTCCAAGGTGCGCCGCTACAAGGCCAAGTGA
- the glmM gene encoding phosphoglucosamine mutase, with protein MSKQFFGTDGIRGRTNQGAMTAAMAAKVGQAAGKLFQRGTHRHRVVIGKDTRLSGYMLENAMTAGFTSVGMDVILLGPMPTPAVALLTRELRADVGVMISASHNPYEDNGIKLFGPDGFKLSDADELAIEKMLGEDLELADAEEIGRARRIDDARGRYIHAVKASLPNTVRLDGLKIAVDCANGAAYQVAPSAFWELGAEVVTVGVTPNGKNINKACGSTHPDLLQETVVSGGCDIGIALDGDADRLIVVDENGKVVDGDQIMALLGTQMAARGKLRGGGVVATVMSNLGLERYLQGLELTLERTKVGDRHVLERMKSGGFNVGGEQSGHMILLDHATTGDGTVAALQVLAALVQSGKKASEVLHLFDPVPQLLRNVRFAGGKPLEDARVQAVIAEAENTLRGEGRLVIRPSGTEPVIRVMAEGDDAAKVEAVVAAICTAIEEVAG; from the coding sequence ATGAGCAAGCAATTCTTCGGAACCGACGGCATTCGCGGCCGCACCAACCAGGGCGCGATGACCGCCGCGATGGCCGCCAAGGTCGGCCAGGCAGCGGGCAAGCTGTTCCAGCGCGGCACCCACCGCCACCGCGTGGTGATCGGCAAGGACACGCGCCTGTCGGGCTACATGCTCGAGAACGCGATGACCGCCGGCTTCACCAGCGTGGGGATGGACGTGATCCTGCTGGGCCCGATGCCCACGCCCGCGGTCGCGCTGCTCACCCGCGAATTGCGCGCCGATGTCGGCGTGATGATCTCGGCCAGCCACAATCCCTACGAGGACAACGGCATCAAGCTCTTCGGCCCCGATGGCTTCAAGCTCTCCGACGCCGACGAACTGGCGATCGAGAAGATGCTGGGCGAGGACCTGGAGCTTGCCGATGCCGAGGAGATCGGCCGGGCGCGGCGTATCGATGACGCGCGCGGGCGCTACATCCACGCCGTGAAGGCCTCGCTGCCCAATACGGTGCGGCTGGATGGCCTCAAGATCGCGGTCGACTGCGCCAATGGCGCGGCCTACCAGGTCGCCCCATCCGCGTTCTGGGAACTGGGCGCCGAAGTGGTGACGGTGGGCGTGACGCCCAACGGCAAGAACATCAACAAGGCCTGCGGCTCGACCCATCCCGACCTCTTGCAGGAGACGGTCGTCTCGGGCGGCTGCGACATCGGCATTGCGCTCGATGGCGATGCCGACCGGCTGATCGTCGTCGACGAGAACGGCAAGGTCGTGGACGGGGATCAGATCATGGCGCTGCTCGGCACACAGATGGCCGCGCGCGGCAAGCTGCGCGGCGGGGGCGTGGTGGCCACGGTCATGTCGAACCTGGGCCTGGAGCGCTACCTCCAGGGCCTTGAGCTGACGCTGGAGCGCACCAAGGTGGGCGACCGGCACGTGCTCGAACGCATGAAGTCGGGCGGCTTCAATGTGGGCGGAGAGCAGTCGGGCCACATGATCCTGCTCGACCATGCGACGACCGGCGATGGCACCGTGGCGGCCCTCCAGGTGCTCGCTGCGCTGGTCCAGTCGGGCAAGAAGGCGAGCGAGGTGCTCCACCTCTTCGATCCGGTCCCTCAGCTCTTGCGCAACGTGCGCTTTGCAGGCGGCAAGCCGCTGGAGGATGCGCGGGTGCAGGCCGTCATCGCCGAGGCCGAGAACACGCTGCGCGGCGAGGGCCGCCTTGTCATCCGTCCCTCGGGCACCGAACCGGTGATCCGGGTCATGGCCGAGGGCGACGATGCCGCCAAGGTCGAGGCGGTGGTCGCCGCGATCTGCACTGCGATTGAAGAGGTAGCCGGCTGA
- a CDS encoding dicarboxylate/amino acid:cation symporter, producing the protein MTEPSSASRMPEIRVPGLLTLGGLLAGLAAGALFKGSAPLRDILILAEPLGDLWLRALKMTILPLVAGLLFTGIVETAAAAQAGTMARRTLGLIVGVLAASACLGGLLMPLLLRLFPAPTLDLAGHGEAPEANLPGLGDFLGSLVPSNVLGAAAEDAMLPVIVFVALFALASTRLAEEPRRQLALLFEGLAGAMIVVIGWVLRLAPLGVFALGLSLAARTGAAAIGTLGHYILLVGALGAVFLLTAYPLAVLVGRRRIGAFARAVLPAQVVAVSTQSSLASLPAMLAAARALRVPATAAEFALPLAVTLFRATGPAMNVGVAVYAAQLAGYELSASAIAAGVLVAFVTTFGTVSLPGTVSFIASTGPIAAAMGAPLWPLGILVAVEMLPDIMRTLGNVTMDVAVTTAVAGEERGEGDAAPDAPTVH; encoded by the coding sequence ATGACCGAGCCTTCCAGCGCCAGCCGCATGCCCGAGATCCGCGTTCCGGGTCTCCTCACGCTGGGCGGCCTTCTGGCCGGGCTGGCCGCGGGCGCCCTGTTCAAGGGGTCGGCACCGCTGCGCGATATCCTGATTCTGGCAGAGCCGCTGGGCGACCTGTGGCTGCGCGCGCTCAAGATGACGATCCTGCCGCTGGTCGCAGGGCTGCTGTTCACCGGCATCGTCGAGACCGCCGCGGCCGCGCAGGCGGGCACCATGGCTCGCCGCACGCTCGGCCTCATCGTGGGCGTGCTGGCGGCCAGCGCCTGCCTCGGCGGCCTCCTGATGCCGCTTCTCCTGCGTCTGTTTCCCGCCCCCACGCTCGATCTTGCAGGCCACGGCGAGGCGCCCGAAGCCAACCTCCCCGGCCTTGGCGATTTCCTCGGCTCGCTCGTCCCCTCCAACGTGCTGGGCGCGGCGGCCGAGGACGCGATGCTGCCGGTGATCGTCTTCGTCGCGCTTTTCGCACTGGCCTCCACCCGCCTCGCCGAAGAACCGCGCCGTCAGCTCGCCCTCCTGTTCGAGGGGCTTGCCGGCGCGATGATCGTCGTCATCGGGTGGGTGCTCAGACTGGCGCCGCTCGGCGTCTTTGCGCTCGGCCTGTCGCTTGCCGCGCGCACCGGCGCGGCGGCGATCGGCACTCTAGGCCACTACATTCTGCTCGTCGGGGCGCTGGGCGCGGTGTTCCTGCTGACCGCCTATCCGCTCGCGGTGCTGGTCGGGCGGCGACGGATCGGTGCCTTTGCCCGCGCGGTCCTGCCCGCGCAGGTCGTGGCGGTTTCCACCCAATCCTCGCTCGCCAGCCTGCCCGCAATGCTGGCCGCCGCACGCGCGCTGCGGGTTCCTGCCACGGCAGCCGAATTTGCGCTGCCCCTCGCAGTCACGCTGTTTCGCGCGACGGGCCCTGCGATGAACGTCGGCGTCGCCGTCTACGCCGCGCAGCTCGCCGGGTACGAACTTTCGGCCAGCGCCATCGCGGCGGGTGTCCTCGTCGCCTTCGTCACCACCTTCGGCACGGTCTCGCTTCCCGGCACGGTCAGCTTCATCGCCTCCACCGGGCCGATTGCCGCCGCGATGGGCGCGCCGCTCTGGCCGCTTGGCATCCTTGTCGCCGTCGAGATGCTGCCCGACATCATGCGCACGCTGGGCAACGTGACGATGGATGTCGCGGTGACGACGGCGGTGGCAGGAGAAGAGAGAGGCGAAGGCGATGCCGCGCCCGACGCGCCCACAGTCCACTAG